In a single window of the Salmo trutta chromosome 23, fSalTru1.1, whole genome shotgun sequence genome:
- the LOC115160193 gene encoding phospholipid phosphatase-related protein type 1, whose protein sequence is MASDNTQRSYSIIPCFIFVELVIMAGTVLLAYYFELTDTFGIHVQGFFCNDADLMKPYPGVDESSFIPPLILYCVVTAVPTTIIFIGEVSLYVMKSTRAVLLTQEKTMVTGECCYLNPLVRRVVRFIGVFAFGLFATDIFVNAGQVVTGNLTPYFLSVCKPNYTGTECRFNHQFISNGNICTGSAVIVEKARRSFPSKDASLSVYSAVYVTMYITSTIKTKSSRLAKPVLCLGILCTAFLTGLNRVSEYRNHCSDVIAGFILGSCIALFLGICVVNKFKGAHSPPAKQKTEDYRGLPLMTFPRIQSPLETLSAQNHSASMTEVT, encoded by the exons CTAGTGATAATGGCAGGGACCGTACTGCTGGCCTACTACTTTGAGCTGACCGACACGTTCGGCATCCACGTCCAGGGGTTCTTCTGCAACGATGCTGACCTGATGAAGCCTTACCCCGGGGTGGACGAGAGCAGCTTCATCCCTCCCCTCATCCTCTACTGCGTGGTCACCGCAGTTCCCACCACCATC ATCTTCATCGGGGAGGTCTCCTTGTACGTCATGAAGTCCACGCGGGCGGTGCTACTAACCCAGGAGAAGACCATGGTGACGGGGGAGTGCTGTTACCTGAACCCCCTCGTCAGGAGAGTCGTCAGGTTTATTG gtgtgtTTGCGTTCGGTCTGTTTGCGACAGACATCTTTGTAAACGCTGGGCAGGTGGTGACGGGCAACCTGACGCCttacttcctgtctgtgtgtaagCCCAACTACACCGGCACCGAGTGTCGCTTCAACCACCAGTTCATCTCCAACGGTAACATCTGTACCGGTAGCGCGGTCATCGTGGAGAAGGCTCGACGCTCCTTCCCTTCCAAAGACGCTTCGCTCAGCGTCTACTCGGCTGTCTATGTCACC atGTACATCACTAGCACCATAAAGACTAAGAGTAGCCGCCTGGCCAAACCGGTGCTGTGCCTGGGTATCCTGTGTACAGCCTTCCTCACCGGGCTCAACCGGGTCTCGGAGTACCGGAACCACTGTTCTGATGTCATCGCTGGGTTCATCCTTGGTAGCTGTATCGCTCTCTTCCTG GGTATCTGTGTGGTGAACAAATTTAAAGGAGCTCACTCCCCTCCTGCCAAACAGAAGACTGAGGATTACCGTGGTCTCCCTCTAATGACCTTCCCCCGCATTCAGAGCCCCCTGGAGACGCTCAGCGCGCAG AATCATTCGGCATCGATGACTGAGGTCACATGA